The following coding sequences are from one Streptomyces angustmyceticus window:
- a CDS encoding phospholipase D-like domain-containing protein yields MTSTQDQTPHAAGAGAAAPSADARIQRLRRRLERLIGIAATEGNALVPLRNGDEIFPAMLEAIGSARHTVDLMTFVYWRGDIARQFAEALSERARAGVRVRLLLDGFGSRLIEKDQLETMERSGVQVTWFRRPLALSPFKQNHRCHRKVLVVDEQTAFTGGVGIAEEWCGDARDANEWRDTHVQVRGPAVDGIAAAFAQNWAECHEELFDARDRFVAHRPHGDAIVQVVRGSASFGWQDMQTLIRVVLESAEERVRLATAYFAPDAYFVELLCAAARRGVRVEILLPGPHTDKRVCQLAGQQHYEALTACGVRVFEYQPTMMHAKVITADGVASLIGSTNLNRRSLDHDEEVMLAVLDEGFTATLDRHFEEDLKVSEQIEADRWKRRAVVQRIREAAVLPIRRFL; encoded by the coding sequence ATGACCAGCACCCAGGACCAGACGCCACACGCCGCCGGAGCCGGGGCGGCCGCCCCCTCCGCGGACGCCCGTATCCAGCGCCTGCGCCGCCGTCTGGAACGGCTGATCGGCATCGCCGCGACCGAGGGCAACGCCCTGGTGCCGCTGCGGAACGGTGACGAGATCTTCCCGGCGATGCTGGAGGCCATCGGCAGTGCCCGGCACACCGTGGACCTGATGACCTTCGTGTACTGGCGCGGTGACATAGCCCGGCAGTTCGCCGAGGCCCTGTCCGAGCGGGCCCGCGCGGGGGTACGGGTGCGCCTCCTCCTGGACGGCTTCGGCAGCCGGCTGATCGAGAAGGACCAGCTGGAGACGATGGAGCGGTCCGGTGTCCAGGTGACCTGGTTCCGCAGACCGCTCGCCCTCTCCCCGTTCAAGCAGAATCACCGCTGCCACCGCAAGGTGCTCGTCGTCGACGAGCAGACGGCGTTCACCGGCGGCGTGGGCATAGCCGAGGAATGGTGCGGCGACGCCCGCGACGCGAACGAATGGCGCGACACCCACGTCCAGGTCCGCGGCCCCGCGGTGGACGGCATCGCCGCGGCGTTCGCCCAGAACTGGGCGGAGTGCCATGAAGAACTCTTCGACGCCCGGGACCGGTTCGTGGCGCACCGCCCGCACGGCGACGCGATCGTGCAGGTGGTCCGCGGGTCGGCCAGCTTCGGGTGGCAGGACATGCAGACCCTGATCCGGGTCGTGCTGGAGTCCGCCGAGGAGCGGGTCCGCCTCGCCACCGCCTACTTCGCACCCGACGCCTACTTCGTCGAGCTGCTGTGCGCGGCCGCCCGGCGCGGGGTGCGGGTCGAGATCCTGCTGCCGGGGCCGCACACCGACAAGCGCGTCTGCCAGCTCGCCGGCCAGCAGCACTACGAGGCGCTGACGGCCTGCGGCGTCCGGGTCTTCGAGTACCAGCCGACGATGATGCACGCCAAGGTCATCACCGCCGACGGGGTCGCCTCCCTGATCGGCTCCACCAACCTCAACCGGCGCTCCCTCGACCACGACGAAGAGGTCATGCTCGCCGTCCTGGACGAGGGCTTCACCGCCACCCTCGACCGTCACTTCGAGGAGGACCTGAAGGTCAGCGAACAGATCGAGGCGGACCGCTGGAAGAGACGCG